One Gigantopelta aegis isolate Gae_Host chromosome 1, Gae_host_genome, whole genome shotgun sequence genomic region harbors:
- the LOC121369310 gene encoding uncharacterized protein LOC121369310 — translation MLQSLLHSGAAEVEDVDNVFNLPLTTEQDVEELDEILKDKLKRKSFSRYLASLGGYGVKNMVDRTMSAVFTNPLATRFNWSGKAGKLSFSKLLFSKVLKSVAKRQSIREADCEEAVKKWLKNSIDRDDGRKRRASKKKQLDLAKETVSSSSESD, via the exons ATGTTGCAGTCACTGCTTCATAGTGGAGCTGCAGAAGTAGAAGATGTTGATAATGTGTTCAACTTGCCGTTAACAACAGAGCAGGATGTTGAAGAACTGgatgaaatattaaaagataaacTGAAACGGAAGTCATTT AGCCGTTATCTTGCAAGTTTGGGAGGATACGGGGTGAAGAACATGGTAGACAGGACCATGTCGGCCGTATTCACCAACCCACTAGCCACCAGATTTAACTGGTCAGGGAAAGCAGGGAAGTTATCTTTCTCAAAGCTGCTTTTCTCAAAGGTCCTCAAAA GTGTTGCCAAACGACAATCTATTAGAGAGGCAGACTGTGAGGAGGCTGTTAAAAAGTGGCTGAAAAACAGCATCGACCGTGATGACGGGAGAAAAAGAAGAGCATCAAAGAAAAAAC AGTTGGATCTTGCAAAGGAAACAGTTTCATCCTCATCTGAGTCAGACTAG